From Candidatus Poribacteria bacterium, the proteins below share one genomic window:
- a CDS encoding tetratricopeptide repeat protein — MSNGRRAAFAVEAGLLALLIGSLSGRIAFDRGAWLWQPAELSADIAVADAAFDAKDLAKASVLYAESIARNPEDSRSQVRLAFTLHRNSWNESALHLLNQALGRDPAMIDALLLRARVLRDDGESDAAVADYQRALSMQPDNAEALYYLGTTYQASREMTLAAESYLAAIAADPELTRPPFEDLPFGIQARVQLGRAYRQLATAQLAAGNREDGAELVELAIEELREAVREIRRAELAASAETEAELVSALRQQIGLLRRTGDPNSGAVLAALEEIVKVDPTDTGAWVDAGMVRYRNARTRAELELAVRAFQRAVETDPLDLDAQTALKEARDTLALPEEQLIEALR; from the coding sequence ATGAGCAACGGTCGCCGCGCGGCGTTCGCCGTGGAAGCCGGTCTGCTGGCGCTTCTCATCGGCAGTCTGTCAGGACGCATCGCGTTCGACCGCGGAGCCTGGCTGTGGCAACCAGCAGAGCTGTCTGCCGATATCGCCGTCGCAGACGCCGCGTTTGACGCCAAGGACCTCGCCAAAGCGAGCGTTCTCTACGCCGAATCCATCGCTCGGAATCCCGAAGACTCCCGGTCCCAGGTCCGGTTGGCGTTCACTCTCCACCGCAACTCTTGGAACGAGAGCGCCCTGCACCTGCTGAACCAGGCGCTGGGGCGCGACCCGGCGATGATCGACGCGCTGCTGCTTCGGGCGCGGGTTCTCCGGGACGACGGCGAATCCGACGCCGCTGTTGCGGACTACCAACGAGCCCTGTCGATGCAGCCCGACAATGCAGAGGCGCTCTACTACCTCGGCACGACCTACCAGGCGTCGCGCGAGATGACCTTGGCGGCGGAGTCGTACCTCGCGGCAATCGCCGCCGATCCCGAGCTGACACGCCCTCCGTTTGAAGACCTGCCATTCGGCATCCAGGCGCGCGTGCAACTGGGCAGAGCGTACCGGCAGCTCGCGACTGCCCAACTCGCCGCAGGAAACCGGGAAGACGGCGCGGAGCTCGTGGAGCTTGCGATCGAGGAGCTTCGGGAAGCCGTTCGGGAAATCCGGCGAGCCGAGCTCGCAGCGTCTGCGGAGACCGAAGCCGAACTCGTCAGCGCGTTGCGGCAGCAGATCGGTTTGTTGCGACGAACCGGCGATCCGAACAGTGGCGCTGTACTCGCAGCGCTCGAAGAGATCGTGAAGGTGGACCCGACGGACACTGGCGCATGGGTCGACGCCGGCATGGTCCGCTATCGGAACGCCCGGACGCGGGCGGAGCTCGAGCTCGCCGTGCGGGCTTTTCAGCGCGCGGTGGAGACGGATCCGTTGGATCTCGACGCGCAGACGGCGCTCAAGGAAGCGCGCGACACGCTCGCGCTGCCGGAAGAGCAGTTGATCGAAGCGTTGCGGTAG
- a CDS encoding YibE/F family protein, whose product MSLKRWQSPIALLVVFVLTHAGYVAVNRRSATISEERDENGNIVAVTEYVKGRVLSVVQSVPTGETNVVELFDVELLGGSFKGERALFRNYLHPQGFPMLNVNAGVGDVILCRVGGSVGEVRILSARNLVQDYSRDGFIVALLGILIAVVIIVGRGTGIRAAVTMVLNGVILYYVMLPMIHRGFDPVWTIVLTCALISVQSRLIVAGFGRKTYAAILGTIGGVLIAGVVVLFAQSELRFTGIERANAVDIIESQSASYLDFAGLLIAGMLIGLLGIANDAAIEVASAMEEVSSANPGLGIPRLIEAGMNVGTDILGTMVNTVIFVYFGLRLLVVLAVVGTDVIPATGMEILSLGAIASEIVRIIAGTIGLVVTIPLTAAISGGFHALARRRAVA is encoded by the coding sequence ATGTCCCTCAAGCGTTGGCAGAGCCCGATCGCCCTGCTCGTCGTCTTCGTGCTGACGCATGCCGGCTACGTGGCGGTCAACCGGAGGTCTGCGACGATCAGCGAAGAGCGAGACGAGAACGGCAACATCGTCGCGGTGACCGAGTACGTCAAGGGACGCGTGCTTTCGGTCGTCCAGTCCGTTCCCACAGGAGAGACAAACGTCGTGGAGCTGTTCGACGTTGAGCTCCTTGGAGGGTCGTTCAAGGGCGAGCGAGCCCTGTTTCGGAACTACCTGCACCCGCAGGGGTTCCCCATGCTGAACGTGAACGCGGGGGTCGGAGACGTCATCCTGTGCCGAGTCGGCGGCTCCGTGGGCGAGGTCCGCATTCTGAGCGCGCGCAACCTGGTTCAGGACTACAGCCGCGACGGCTTCATCGTCGCGCTCCTCGGCATCCTCATCGCCGTGGTCATCATCGTCGGCAGGGGCACAGGCATCCGAGCGGCGGTGACCATGGTGCTCAACGGCGTCATCCTCTACTACGTGATGCTGCCCATGATCCACCGGGGGTTCGATCCGGTATGGACGATCGTGCTGACCTGCGCTCTGATCTCGGTCCAGTCGCGGCTGATCGTCGCAGGCTTCGGACGCAAGACCTACGCGGCGATCCTGGGAACCATCGGCGGCGTGCTGATCGCCGGTGTCGTGGTCCTCTTCGCGCAGAGCGAGCTGCGCTTCACCGGCATCGAGCGCGCGAACGCCGTGGACATCATCGAATCGCAGTCGGCGTCCTATCTGGACTTCGCAGGTCTGCTGATCGCGGGCATGCTGATCGGTCTGCTGGGGATCGCCAACGACGCTGCCATCGAAGTCGCTTCGGCGATGGAAGAGGTGAGCTCCGCGAATCCAGGTCTTGGCATTCCTCGGCTGATCGAGGCTGGCATGAACGTCGGAACCGATATCCTCGGCACGATGGTGAACACCGTCATCTTCGTCTACTTCGGTCTGCGCCTGCTTGTGGTGCTGGCGGTCGTCGGCACCGACGTTATTCCAGCCACGGGGATGGAAATCCTCAGCCTGGGTGCGATCGCCTCCGAAATCGTGCGCATCATCGCCGGCACCATCGGGCTAGTGGTGACGATTCCGCTGACCGCCGCGATATCGGGTGGATTCCACGCTCTCGCAAGGCGAAGGGCTGTCGCATGA
- a CDS encoding YibE/F family protein, which yields MSGDLTYSWRVKWIASLVLLVAFALFDVRLGRYAEAVQEGSLTRVICVGQVVDIDSGDILRLNDGSALIGTVVESDMDGGVTFRHADGTIAKLRRGRASGDVQRIDERQDQILTMRLLTWPAEMRQRGQDFRGTTAVVGNTFQGRPFSDRVLRIGDRLFVDVPMKRADRIERVDIREYFRTQFLLRMVAALSIATVLVGGVKGILTLASLASSLLFLLGVLVPGALGHTGRAAANAAWLVGTTAVLLGIGWLVARVLSDGLAETKRWVAVHSRRIATWAVTGAAFAALAWGSIALIGNRPVPLALVTALMVTLVTFVLVTGFSAKVVSGSLGVIGGLVVCAVISLIASRLLAFTGMAVELGFLELGTVLYRQPESHGWLYVDLLTAGLIIAALGAMMDVSMSVTSTIHEVKRANPSISAMEAIRAGYNVGKDIMSTMTDTLIFAFIGADLVFIVMPGLVFPGAGRLYPFMRMLNSEETAVEAVHAIMGTMGLVLAIPVSAAIAGVLASRSRSDASPTDETRGLRET from the coding sequence ATGTCGGGCGATCTCACCTACTCATGGCGCGTCAAATGGATCGCCTCGCTCGTGCTCCTCGTCGCGTTCGCGCTTTTCGATGTGCGTCTCGGACGGTACGCGGAGGCAGTCCAAGAAGGGAGCCTGACGCGGGTCATCTGCGTCGGTCAGGTGGTCGATATCGACAGCGGCGACATCTTGAGGCTCAACGACGGCTCCGCGCTGATCGGAACCGTGGTCGAGTCCGACATGGATGGCGGGGTGACGTTCCGGCACGCCGACGGAACCATCGCGAAGCTCCGGCGCGGACGGGCTTCGGGTGATGTCCAGCGGATCGACGAACGCCAGGATCAGATACTGACCATGCGGCTCCTGACCTGGCCCGCCGAGATGCGCCAGCGGGGTCAGGACTTTCGCGGCACGACGGCGGTCGTCGGCAACACCTTCCAGGGCAGACCCTTCAGCGACCGCGTTCTACGCATCGGCGACCGTCTGTTCGTCGATGTGCCCATGAAACGCGCCGACCGAATCGAGCGCGTCGATATCCGCGAGTATTTCCGAACTCAGTTCTTGCTGCGCATGGTCGCGGCGTTGTCAATCGCCACGGTCCTAGTGGGTGGCGTCAAGGGGATCCTCACGCTGGCGTCGCTGGCTTCATCGCTTCTGTTTCTACTCGGCGTGCTCGTCCCCGGAGCTCTCGGTCATACGGGTCGCGCCGCCGCGAACGCCGCGTGGCTCGTGGGCACCACCGCCGTCTTGCTGGGGATCGGATGGCTCGTTGCCCGCGTGCTGTCCGACGGATTGGCGGAGACGAAGCGCTGGGTCGCGGTGCACTCACGCCGGATCGCGACATGGGCAGTGACGGGCGCAGCATTCGCTGCACTCGCGTGGGGCTCCATCGCTCTTATCGGGAACCGACCCGTGCCGCTCGCGTTGGTCACTGCCCTCATGGTGACTCTCGTGACCTTCGTGCTGGTGACGGGCTTCAGCGCAAAGGTCGTGTCGGGGTCGCTGGGGGTTATTGGCGGATTGGTCGTCTGTGCGGTCATCTCGCTGATCGCCAGTCGATTGCTCGCTTTCACCGGCATGGCGGTCGAGCTCGGGTTCCTCGAACTGGGAACCGTGCTCTACCGACAGCCGGAGTCTCACGGTTGGCTTTATGTCGACCTGTTGACCGCCGGACTGATCATCGCCGCGCTGGGAGCCATGATGGACGTCAGCATGTCGGTGACTTCGACGATCCACGAGGTCAAGCGTGCGAATCCGTCGATCTCGGCGATGGAAGCCATTCGCGCCGGATACAACGTCGGCAAAGACATCATGAGCACGATGACGGACACGCTGATCTTCGCCTTCATCGGAGCCGACCTGGTGTTCATCGTGATGCCGGGGCTCGTGTTCCCCGGGGCTGGACGGCTCTACCCATTCATGCGAATGCTCAACAGCGAAGAAACAGCGGTCGAGGCTGTCCATGCGATCATGGGAACCATGGGGCTCGTGCTGGCGATCCCCGTCAGCGCGGCAATCGCGGGGGTGCTGGCTTCGCGCTCGCGCTCAGACGCGTCGCCGACCGATGAAACGCGCGGATTGAGGGAGACCTGA
- the uvrC gene encoding excinuclease ABC subunit UvrC: MPFDHLADTLAKLPASPGVYLMKGEDGTVLYVGKAASLRSRVRSYFQPSAKPHGTLIAMMLPRVHSIEILHANSAVDALILENNLVKQYQPRYNIKLKDDKRYPYIRLTVREPFPMLSVTRNTERDGSRYFGPFVHARATRETLKVLTKAFPVRTCALELSAIGNDYRVCLDHHLGRCPGPCADLVTVEDYAPLVQGVMMFLSGKTDRLLESLEKRMADAARSLDFEAAARLRDQIRDIRQATELQRLDSAAGQDYDVIGTAIRDGLACAQVLMVRDGKLVEREHFFLTDVEGEETSSVVAAFVAQYYADASFVPSTIVLIEPVEMQDTLSEWLTQKRGARVTIHVAQRGQKREMAGLAQRNAATILEQRAANVVYSAGERPELRELMEIMNLDTIPHRIEAYDISNFGGDIIVGSMVVFEDGEPAKSEYRRFRVKDVQGPDDYAAMRQVIFRRFTRGIQEGTPMPDVILIDGGKGQLNAASEGLADADYARQPRFGVAKRYEHLFLPDAADAIILRKDHPTLHLVQRIRDEAHRFAVSYLRRLRDRRMNTSILDEIPSIGDRRKRALLSHFGDVESIRHASLDDLLSVKSITRPVAQRIFKHLHSHRD, encoded by the coding sequence TTGCCCTTCGATCATCTCGCCGACACTTTGGCGAAGCTGCCTGCGAGCCCAGGCGTCTACCTAATGAAGGGCGAGGACGGCACGGTCTTGTACGTCGGAAAAGCCGCTTCCCTGCGCAGCCGCGTGCGCAGCTACTTCCAGCCGAGCGCCAAGCCCCACGGCACGCTCATCGCGATGATGCTGCCGCGCGTTCACTCGATCGAGATTCTGCACGCCAACAGCGCCGTCGATGCCCTCATACTCGAGAACAATCTCGTCAAGCAGTACCAGCCTCGCTACAACATCAAGCTCAAAGACGACAAGCGGTACCCGTACATCCGACTGACGGTTCGTGAGCCTTTTCCCATGTTGTCCGTGACGCGCAACACGGAGCGTGACGGCAGTCGCTACTTTGGGCCCTTCGTGCACGCCCGCGCGACCCGCGAGACGCTCAAAGTGCTCACCAAGGCGTTTCCAGTGCGCACTTGCGCGCTGGAGCTCTCGGCAATCGGCAACGACTACCGCGTTTGCCTCGACCATCATCTGGGCAGGTGCCCGGGACCGTGTGCGGACCTGGTTACGGTCGAAGACTACGCACCGCTGGTCCAGGGAGTCATGATGTTCCTGAGCGGCAAGACGGATCGGTTGCTTGAGAGCCTGGAGAAACGCATGGCAGACGCGGCGCGCTCGCTCGACTTCGAGGCGGCAGCGAGGCTCCGCGACCAGATCCGCGATATTCGCCAAGCGACCGAGCTCCAGCGCCTCGATTCCGCCGCGGGTCAGGACTACGATGTCATCGGAACCGCCATCCGCGACGGGCTCGCCTGTGCCCAAGTGCTCATGGTGCGAGACGGAAAGCTGGTGGAGCGCGAGCACTTCTTCCTGACCGATGTCGAAGGCGAGGAGACGAGCTCCGTCGTCGCCGCGTTCGTGGCGCAGTACTACGCGGATGCCTCCTTCGTGCCGAGCACCATCGTGCTCATCGAACCGGTGGAGATGCAGGACACGCTCTCGGAGTGGCTCACGCAGAAACGCGGCGCGCGCGTGACGATCCACGTGGCACAGCGCGGGCAGAAACGCGAGATGGCGGGACTCGCGCAGAGGAACGCAGCGACGATCCTCGAGCAGCGCGCCGCCAACGTCGTGTACAGCGCGGGCGAGCGACCGGAGCTCCGCGAGCTGATGGAGATCATGAACCTCGACACGATCCCGCATCGGATCGAGGCGTACGACATCTCGAACTTCGGCGGGGACATCATCGTGGGGTCGATGGTCGTGTTCGAGGACGGCGAGCCCGCCAAATCGGAATACCGCCGGTTCCGAGTGAAGGACGTTCAGGGCCCCGACGACTACGCCGCGATGCGGCAAGTCATCTTCAGGCGCTTCACGCGCGGCATCCAGGAAGGCACGCCGATGCCCGACGTGATCCTCATCGACGGTGGGAAGGGGCAGCTCAACGCCGCCAGCGAGGGACTCGCCGACGCCGACTACGCGCGGCAACCGCGATTCGGCGTCGCCAAGCGTTACGAGCATCTCTTCCTGCCGGACGCCGCCGACGCGATCATACTGCGCAAAGACCATCCGACGCTGCACCTGGTCCAACGCATCCGCGACGAAGCGCACCGGTTCGCCGTGAGCTACCTCCGACGCCTGCGCGATCGACGGATGAATACCTCGATCCTCGATGAGATCCCGTCCATCGGCGACCGACGCAAGCGCGCGCTTCTCTCCCATTTCGGCGACGTCGAGTCGATCCGCCACGCATCGCTCGACGATCTGCTGTCGGTCAAGAGCATCACGCGACCCGTGGCGCAGCGCATCTTCAAGCACCTTCACAGTCACCGGGACTAG
- a CDS encoding SIMPL domain-containing protein: MNGDNSRSGTWVAVSLVLGVSMFLSVVVLAITFYRVRVRPDTLSVTGSTKQRITSDVAKWTASFTRQTTGRDLRAATVQMESDLEVVTAYLKGEGVTDEGLTVAPVSVEQQYETVRVGQEWQTRPGEYLLRQRITLETKDVPLATHVAQDITKLMEQGLVIWTEGLEYYYTELPDLRVELLKGAVQDARRRAQTAAENGGSRLGKMKSVSAGVIQVLPPLSTDVSGDGRYDTSTIEKDVMTTVHARFTLR; the protein is encoded by the coding sequence ATGAACGGCGACAACTCGCGCAGTGGAACCTGGGTAGCTGTCAGTCTGGTTCTCGGCGTCAGCATGTTCCTGAGTGTGGTCGTGCTGGCGATAACGTTCTATCGGGTCCGTGTGCGACCGGATACCTTGTCCGTGACCGGGTCCACCAAGCAGCGCATCACGTCGGACGTAGCGAAATGGACGGCATCGTTCACTCGACAGACGACGGGTCGCGACCTGAGAGCCGCGACCGTCCAGATGGAATCCGACCTGGAGGTCGTGACCGCCTATCTGAAAGGCGAGGGCGTGACGGACGAGGGTTTGACCGTCGCGCCGGTGTCCGTCGAGCAGCAGTACGAAACGGTTCGAGTCGGTCAGGAGTGGCAGACGCGACCCGGGGAGTACCTGCTCCGCCAACGGATCACGCTCGAAACGAAGGACGTGCCGCTGGCGACCCACGTCGCGCAAGACATCACGAAGCTCATGGAGCAAGGCTTGGTGATCTGGACAGAAGGTTTGGAGTACTACTACACGGAGCTGCCGGACCTGCGAGTCGAGCTCCTGAAGGGGGCGGTGCAGGATGCGCGGCGCCGTGCTCAGACGGCTGCTGAGAACGGCGGATCGCGGCTCGGGAAGATGAAGTCCGTGTCGGCGGGGGTGATCCAGGTGCTGCCGCCACTCTCCACGGATGTTTCGGGAGACGGGCGGTACGACACATCGACCATCGAGAAGGATGTCATGACGACCGTGCACGCGAGATTCACGCTTCGGTGA
- a CDS encoding tetratricopeptide repeat protein — translation MVRRHVWLASACAVLALNSVYLWARNDPTALYVANVLLHLGLSGVALVLGLPPLARLLRGPGVLRRATGVLLAVGVISGVAIVVLGATKPHRWIVWAHAGSLAAGALLLPLVVSSEWRRRVAMAVGVVAVLALVLRALPTSVSKPANNSGALYGSELVRNPQLPPESMSGENAAGTESPFFPSSVETSDGKFIPSSFFLESEQCGASSCHPDITAQWRESAHRLSSFNNQWYRRSITYMQEVQGIEGSKWCAGCHDPAVLLTGRWTRPIVEQLDTPEAHAGLGCSACHSIAHVKNTMGNGGMVYEYPTMHRFAETSNPLLKALHDFVVHLDPAPHRETFLKDFHTEQTSEFCSGCHKVHLDEPVNHFRWVRGFNEYDAWQSSGVSGQGAMSFYYPPTPKGCGDCHMPLVPSKDKGNIQGMVHSHRFPAANTALPYAWDLPDQLKATEEFLKSKIVTLDIFGMVIGADEQAVDGSTAGSGPMAFTLSGDESGLIHGASGGSTVDVSQIIAPLGAVDAAIRRGDSARMSVVVRTRGVGHRFPGGTFDAFDVWVELEAKDNRGRTVFHSGGIEPDGSVDRGAHFYRSVMLDARGNVINKRNAWAARTVLYARGIPPGAADTVHFRLDIPPDAGDTIALTARLHYRKFDRYNTNFAYAGVSNGDGSYDLHHDDRTWSFTGDTSGVAGVVKSIPNLPVITVAEDTKTIRVLPADAPAVAPRTATSKELRERWNDYGIGLFLQGDLKNARTVFELVTRMDPEYADGWVNVARAEVREGDLDAAERNLREAIRLLDATPSTNPHRAKAHVLMGQAHRTRGEFREALAEFGIAAKQYPRDKTILNELGKVHFLMRDFEKAAEYYGRTLQVDPEDLTAHYNLMLTYRGMGDSSRAAEHQARYVRFKADEAAQAITGDVRRHSPELNLERQAIREHYTMTVRASSPVGFGGTQATARMNR, via the coding sequence ATGGTTCGGCGTCACGTCTGGCTGGCATCGGCGTGTGCGGTGTTGGCACTGAACAGCGTGTATCTGTGGGCTCGGAACGATCCCACGGCTCTGTACGTGGCGAACGTTCTGCTGCACCTGGGCTTGTCGGGCGTCGCTCTGGTGTTGGGACTTCCTCCGTTGGCGCGTCTGCTGCGCGGACCGGGCGTCCTTCGCCGGGCGACCGGCGTCTTGCTCGCTGTGGGCGTGATCTCGGGCGTCGCCATCGTCGTACTCGGCGCGACGAAGCCCCATCGATGGATCGTGTGGGCCCATGCGGGGTCCCTTGCCGCCGGCGCGTTGCTGCTGCCGCTCGTCGTCTCGTCCGAGTGGCGTCGTCGCGTCGCGATGGCGGTGGGCGTAGTCGCCGTGCTCGCTCTCGTTCTACGGGCGCTACCGACTTCCGTTTCCAAACCCGCAAACAACTCCGGGGCTCTCTACGGCTCCGAGCTGGTTCGCAACCCCCAGCTACCCCCGGAGTCGATGTCGGGCGAGAATGCCGCGGGCACGGAGAGCCCCTTCTTCCCATCGTCCGTCGAGACATCCGACGGCAAGTTCATTCCCTCGTCGTTCTTCCTCGAATCCGAGCAATGCGGCGCGAGCAGCTGCCATCCAGACATCACGGCGCAATGGCGCGAATCAGCGCATCGACTGTCGTCGTTCAACAACCAGTGGTACCGCCGCTCAATCACCTACATGCAGGAGGTCCAGGGCATCGAGGGCTCCAAGTGGTGCGCAGGCTGCCACGATCCCGCCGTGCTCCTCACCGGCAGATGGACCCGTCCCATCGTCGAACAGCTCGATACGCCGGAAGCGCACGCAGGACTGGGGTGTTCTGCTTGCCATTCGATTGCCCACGTCAAGAACACGATGGGCAACGGCGGGATGGTGTACGAGTACCCGACCATGCACCGATTCGCAGAGACCTCGAATCCGCTGCTCAAAGCGCTGCACGACTTCGTCGTCCATCTGGACCCCGCGCCGCATCGCGAGACCTTCCTGAAGGACTTCCACACGGAGCAGACGTCTGAGTTCTGCTCAGGCTGCCACAAAGTGCATCTCGATGAACCCGTGAACCACTTCCGCTGGGTGAGAGGCTTCAACGAGTACGACGCCTGGCAGTCGAGCGGCGTCTCCGGGCAGGGGGCGATGTCGTTCTACTACCCTCCGACGCCCAAGGGTTGCGGCGACTGCCACATGCCGCTCGTGCCGTCGAAGGACAAGGGCAACATCCAGGGGATGGTGCACTCGCACCGGTTCCCAGCCGCGAACACGGCGCTCCCCTACGCGTGGGACCTGCCCGACCAACTGAAAGCAACCGAGGAGTTCCTCAAGTCGAAGATCGTCACGCTGGATATCTTCGGCATGGTGATCGGAGCCGATGAACAGGCGGTCGATGGCTCCACAGCGGGATCGGGCCCGATGGCATTCACGCTCAGCGGTGACGAGTCGGGGCTGATCCACGGTGCATCCGGCGGGTCAACCGTGGATGTCAGCCAGATCATCGCTCCGCTTGGGGCTGTTGATGCCGCGATCCGTCGCGGCGATTCGGCGCGCATGTCGGTCGTCGTCCGAACACGAGGCGTCGGTCATCGGTTCCCAGGTGGCACATTCGACGCCTTCGACGTGTGGGTCGAGCTGGAAGCAAAGGACAACCGTGGTCGAACCGTATTCCATTCTGGCGGGATCGAGCCCGACGGCAGCGTAGACCGAGGTGCTCATTTCTATCGCTCTGTCATGCTCGACGCACGCGGGAACGTCATCAACAAGCGGAATGCGTGGGCGGCTCGGACCGTGCTCTACGCACGCGGAATACCGCCAGGCGCTGCGGATACGGTCCACTTCCGCCTCGATATTCCCCCCGATGCCGGTGACACGATTGCTCTGACCGCCCGTCTGCACTACCGCAAGTTCGACCGATACAACACAAACTTCGCCTATGCAGGAGTGTCCAATGGCGACGGGAGCTACGACCTGCACCACGACGACCGTACGTGGTCGTTCACGGGCGACACGTCCGGTGTCGCTGGCGTAGTGAAGTCCATCCCGAATCTGCCGGTGATCACGGTTGCCGAGGACACCAAGACGATCCGCGTGCTTCCTGCAGACGCACCGGCGGTCGCTCCTCGGACGGCGACTTCGAAGGAACTGCGCGAACGCTGGAACGACTACGGCATCGGCCTGTTCCTGCAGGGCGATTTGAAGAACGCGCGGACGGTGTTCGAGCTGGTCACGCGGATGGATCCCGAGTATGCCGACGGTTGGGTGAACGTCGCCAGAGCCGAGGTTCGGGAAGGCGATCTGGATGCCGCAGAGCGCAATCTCCGTGAGGCGATCCGTCTGCTGGATGCCACCCCTTCAACGAACCCCCATCGCGCCAAAGCCCATGTGCTCATGGGTCAGGCGCATCGGACGCGCGGCGAATTCCGCGAGGCACTGGCGGAGTTCGGCATCGCCGCCAAGCAGTACCCGCGTGACAAGACGATCCTGAACGAGCTCGGCAAGGTCCACTTCCTCATGCGTGACTTCGAGAAGGCGGCTGAGTACTATGGGAGGACGCTCCAAGTCGACCCGGAGGACCTGACGGCTCACTACAATCTCATGCTGACTTACCGCGGAATGGGTGACTCGAGCCGCGCGGCAGAGCACCAAGCGCGCTATGTGCGGTTCAAGGCGGACGAGGCGGCGCAGGCGATCACCGGAGATGTCCGCCGCCATTCACCCGAGTTGAACTTGGAGCGGCAGGCGATCCGGGAGCACTACACCATGACTGTGCGTGCTTCATCGCCCGTTGGCTTCGGCGGAACGCAGGCGACGGCACGCATGAACCGTTGA
- a CDS encoding PIG-L family deacetylase — protein MQSNRLGLLVFGAHPDDCDIKAGGLAILYAQMGHRVRFVSVANGDAGHHEQGGAILAQRRTAEARRAGDVAGIEYITLDNHDGELEPTLENRRKLIRIIREFEPDLVLTPRPWDYHPDHRYASVLVQDSAYLVTVPNICADVRHLNYNPVIAYVSDGFQKPLPFQPTVAIGIDEVVERKLDMLHCHTSQVYEWLPYNGGYLAEVPEDEAERRQWLAERWNRRSSADQYRDLLVKLYGEEEGGRFRFAEAFEPCEYGSPLTDDNMRTLFPMLPDARA, from the coding sequence ATGCAGAGCAATCGCCTCGGTCTGCTGGTGTTCGGCGCGCATCCCGACGACTGCGACATCAAGGCTGGCGGTCTGGCGATCCTCTACGCGCAGATGGGGCACCGTGTGCGGTTCGTGTCCGTCGCGAACGGCGACGCGGGACACCATGAGCAAGGTGGAGCCATCCTGGCGCAGCGTCGCACGGCGGAGGCACGGAGGGCTGGCGACGTCGCCGGAATCGAATACATCACGCTCGACAACCATGACGGCGAGCTCGAACCGACACTGGAGAACCGGAGGAAACTCATCCGCATCATCCGGGAGTTCGAGCCCGATCTCGTTCTGACGCCGCGACCATGGGATTACCATCCAGACCACCGGTACGCTTCCGTGCTCGTGCAGGACTCGGCGTACCTCGTCACGGTGCCCAACATCTGCGCCGACGTCCGCCATCTCAACTACAACCCGGTGATCGCCTACGTCTCCGATGGGTTCCAGAAGCCGCTGCCGTTCCAGCCGACCGTGGCGATCGGCATCGACGAAGTCGTCGAGCGCAAGCTGGACATGCTCCACTGTCATACGTCGCAGGTCTACGAGTGGCTCCCGTACAACGGCGGATATCTCGCTGAAGTTCCGGAGGACGAGGCAGAGCGGAGACAGTGGCTCGCGGAGCGATGGAACCGACGGAGCAGCGCCGACCAGTACCGCGATCTCCTCGTCAAGCTCTACGGCGAAGAGGAGGGTGGTCGATTCCGCTTCGCGGAGGCGTTCGAGCCCTGCGAGTACGGGTCGCCGCTGACTGACGACAACATGCGCACGCTGTTCCCGATGCTCCCAGATGCTCGCGCGTGA